CCTGATAATCAATTAACGTTTGAAAGTGATGAACACCGTAGCCGTTTTCACCCGTTGAGATCAGGACATCGTAATCTTTAGCGACTGCCGCCAATTCCTTATGTCCCCGGTAATCGTGGCTAGAGATTGGTTCTTCAAACCAGAAAATATCGTTTGCTTTCAGCACGGGGAGAAACGCCATCGCTCGCTCAACAGTCAGAGCGCAATTGGCGTCTACCATCAAGGTAGTATCCGGTCCAATCTGCTGCCGCACTGCTTCTATCCGTTTGATGTCAGTGTCGAATCCCGCGTTTCTGTCCCCAATCTTCATCTTGACCGCAGTTGCCAGAAATTCGTTGACGTTACGGTCCATCTCCTCCCTCAACTCATCAAGCCCTTTACCTCTACCGTAGTATCCACCGGCGATATAGGCGCGAATCCGGCGCTGTTGGCCATCGAGTAACTGGTGAACTGACTTTCCCGCAACCTTCCCCTTGATATCCCAACATGCTTGGTTAATTGCAGCGAGTACCTGTGTGTGATAACCACCCGGACCATATATCTTAATATTATCTGCCAATTGAGACACATACGCGGTATCTATGGGGGACTTCCCTATCAACTGTGGCCTAAACTCGTCGACATACATTGGGAATATCTGAAGCGGTCGTGTCGCTGCTGTACCTCCATTGAAGCCGTAGCCAATAATCTCTTCTCTTCCGTTCCTTGCTCGCACGCGCACCAGATGAAGTCGTCCTTTGTCATAGACGTGCAGACCGTTCCAGATTGGCGGTTTATCCCATTCGTAGAGCTCGCTTTCGATATCTGTAATTTTGATTTCCTTATTTTCCATAGTAACTTTCAGCGGTTCCTTTACTTTTCCTCCAAGATAATCTGAATTTCGGCATCGACAAAATCATCGTTGAAATTGATGCTAGCAGTGATTAATCCAAGGGCTTCCAGTGGAGATATGTTATCCGTTATGCGTCGAATCTGTTTTGGATCTATCAGTTGTGAAAGTAGCAAGGCAGCAACCGGAGGCAGACGCTTCAATTCTGGAATCAAAAGACTTGGCTGAATCTGGATATGGCTGTGGCTGGGGCGATTTAAGGGGGCGGACATTTTTGTGTGAGCGAGTGCAACCTTCTTTCCGGTAAAGGCGTCGATAGCAGACTTCACCCCGCCGAGCGTTGTGCCGATGACCCAGTAATCATTGAGGAGCGCATATCCGCCCTTTAGACCGAAGATTAAACCGAATTGGAGTTGTATCGGTTGTAATTCAATCCCTTGGTACTTTATTGGAGCCGAAAATCGAAGTGGTTTACCGTTGATAGAAATCTTATTTCGTTTAAGTTTTGTTAAAGCGGCTTCTAAGTTCGCCCGGTCCTGAATTGGACAAATCAGGAGTACCGAAGGCACAAACGCAGGGACACCCGCCGGGGGAGGGAACAGTGCCAGCGCAGTTCTAGCTTCAAGATGGCGCGATAAATCAATACCATTTCGCTGATATTTTAAGGACAAATTGGTTTTCATCTGTTGCCACAACCCTATGAGATTTGTGCCGTTGCCTGTAATCAGGAATGCGGTTGTTGCGGGAAGGATCGAAAACAGTTTTTCGTCTGCCGGTCGTGAGGGTTGTCGGGGGTGCGAATTGGTGTTCCTAATCATTCGGTGTTGTGAGTAGATAACACCATTCTCGTAGCGATTGCTGAACGTCCACACATCGGTCCCCTGTAATAATGATTTGAGGGGTTGGTCAAACTTAACAATTTTAATAAGTTTGGCTGGATTGACATAAATAGTGTTACGAGCAGCATCATACTGTTTGCCCAGATAGTCTCCCGTCATCGCTAGTGCGGTAAAGCTCTGCTGCTGTTTGGCGTAGATGTCAACTGTATCCTGAATCAAAGATTTATCTGTTGCCAACAGACCAATCTTACCAATAAAGGCATAGCTAAAATCTTCCGGATAACCTGTGATGGTGTTGATGTCCAGCTGTCTATAACTCTCTTTCAGCCGTTTATATTTGGGATTGACGGGGGCTGTCGCTGTGAGTGTCGCAACCTCCAGTTTCTGCTGCGCTCCAAGCGCGCTGACGAGCAGAAATGAAATTTTGCCGCCTCGATTATAAACACTCAAAATCGTTTCTTCGCCTAGATATCCTTGAAGCCGCTTGAGGTCTAATTTGCCCCCCATTTCCAATTCCCACCGCTGCTTCTGATACATAAGTCTTCGCCACCAGAGTTCCCTTCGGATCTCTGCAAGGATAGGCATCTGCCCAGTCCGCTTCCCAAATTCGCTCCGTTGGAAGGTTTCGACGAAACTTCCAAGGTCCTTCACGCTGACATAACAGATCGGGGCATTGGGGAGGAGGGCAAGGAGACGCTGGTCCGGCTCCCAGAGAGACGTCCTACGATAAATCAGCGCAATCAGGACGAGGAGGATGACAATTACGCCGAAGATAATAAGCTGTGTTTTAGAGGGTTGAAATCTTATTCGTGGCAAAAGGGATTAGATGCGCGAAGAAGATCGGACGGTGATAATCCGGTTGAATTAATATCCCAAACCGTATACAATAGACACACGGTCTAATATACCATTACCCGCGGTCAACGTCAAGGACGAAAGCGTGGGGATAATGATCCAACAGTGAAACTCCTCAACGGATTCAGGAGGTCGTATGGAAACCTATCGTGTCGCAATTTTAGGCTGTCGCGGACGGGGTACCGCCGCAAGTCGCGCCTATCACGCCCATCCGCGTACCGAAGTGGTCGCATTGTGCGATCTGGTTCAGGAACGACTGGATACCCTCGGCGACGAGTTGGGTGTAGCCGCCCGGTTTACTGACTTGGACGAGATGATTGTTCGGACCCAACCCGACCTTGTCGCTATCCCGACGGGAACAGAGTTCCATTATCCACTCTGTATGCGGGTGTTGGAACACGGCGTCCATATTGAAGTTGAAAAGCCGATGTGCGTTGACCTTGAAGGCACTACTGCGGTGATGGCGAAGGCAAAGGAGAAGGGGGTTCGCGTAGCTGTACATCATCAGGGGCGCGTTGGTGCACTCATGCGGGCAATGCACAAGGCGTTCACGAAAGGGGCGATTGGCGAACTCCGTTACATCAATAGTCGTGGAAAAGCCTATTATGGTGGTTTGGGATTGATGAACATCGGTACGCATCAACTGAACAATATGCTCAAGTTTGCAGGACATTGTCGCAGTGTCTCCGCCGTCGCGCTGACCGATGGTCATTCCATCACGCCCGAAGACGTTGTCCCGTCACCGCTGGGTATGGGAACGATTGCGGGAGAATCGATCACCGCTACGCTGCACTTTGACAACGGTGTCACTGCGAATCTGCTGCAGCACCGTTTTCCGGGTGGTACGAATCCGGTGATGGAAATCGTCGGCACCGAAGGCAAACTATTCGGTTCGGCGTGTCTGCTCATCAAAGGCGGCGCGTGGCATCTGTCTCAACCTGTCTACATTCCAGAGGGGAAGCCTGACCAATGGGAACCGTTGGAGCCTGTCTACCCGGAACACTATGATCGCTCAAGTCCAGCCAAGTTAGATGATTACTGGTTCGTTGAAGAGTACGTTTCCGCCTTAGACCAAGACCGAGACCACGAATGCAGCGGTGCAGAGGGGCATCACATCGTGGACATTATGATGGGAATTTTTGAATCGGCGGCGTATGGGAAACGGGTTGACCTACCCCAAAAATGCCTTGAGCATCCACTACTCCGATGGCGACGCGAACAGGATTTAGCACCACCTGAACCGATGCCCCGTGACTATACCGAGTGGCTGGCGGCAGAAGATCAGCGACTCGGGCGGGGATAGGGAATCTCTACCCATTTTCTTAGGAAGTCGATCTCTCTATAACGGAAGGAAAGTTGATGAAGATTGAACAAATCGAGATATATCCGCTTGAAGCAAAATTATCGAAACCATTCGGCTGGTCTCAGCGATGGACAGACGCACGGATGCAAACCGTGGTAAAGATCACCGCTGATGACGGGACGTACGGTTGGGGCGAAAGTGGTGACGCACGGGCAATGGAGTTTCTCGCCCCACTGCTTATCGGCAAAAATCCTCGACGCACAGAGACAATGTGGCAGATGTTATATGAGCTTGGATATCAAGGTCACGGTTTTGCAGGGTCGCAGACGCTTGCTATCAGCGCATTTGACATGGCGCTGTGGGATATTGCCGGAAAAGTCGCCGGGTTGCCGGTGTGTGAGTTGCTAGGCGGTGGTGTACGTGACCGCATACCTGTGTACGCCACCGGACTCTACTACACGGAGGACGATTTTCCAGATGCTTTGACCGAAGAAGCGCTTGGATACGCTGAGGCAGGCTTCACGGGAATGAAAATGAAGATCGGTGGCAAGCCAATTGATGAAGATATTGAGCGGGTATATCACCTTCGTGAGGCGCTTGGTCCGCAAACACATCTTATGGTGGACGCAAACGAGGCTTACAGCCCAACAACGGCTGTTATGGTGGCTCAAAAACTTGCTGACGCAGACCTGATGTGGTTTGAAGAGCCGTGTGGATCTTACAATGATGGGGGCAATCTGCTTGTTCAACAATTGGGGTTAATGCCAATCGCCGGTGGCGAAAGCCTAAAATCGCGGTATGAGTTTGCCGAACGCCTCGCTAGCCGTATGTTTGACATTATTCAGCCGGACATCGCCATCGCCGGCGGAGTGTCAGAGATGTTCAAGCTCGGTCACATGGCAAATGCCTTTGGCGTCCACTTCAATCCGCACTTTTGGGGCACTGGTATTAGCCTGTCAGCGACACTGCACGTGTTGGCTTGTCAGCCATCGAACCCACCCTCCGACTGTCCTGAACCGTACATCAATCAATCTGTTATGGAGTTTGATCGGACACCCCACCCGATTCGAGAGAACCTCACTGATCCGATTTTTGGTCAGGTAGATAGCCACATCCCAGTTCCGACAACCCCAGGGCTAGGGATCGAGGTGATTGAAGAAGAAGCACACCGGTTCTTGGGCTGGGGACTGACTGCCCCGATTCGAGTTAGTGCATGATTTGCTAGTACTTTTTAATTTGCTGCAGTTTATGTGTTGAGGAGGCAAGGGTGGTA
The Candidatus Poribacteria bacterium DNA segment above includes these coding regions:
- a CDS encoding mandelate racemase/muconate lactonizing enzyme family protein encodes the protein MENKEIKITDIESELYEWDKPPIWNGLHVYDKGRLHLVRVRARNGREEIIGYGFNGGTAATRPLQIFPMYVDEFRPQLIGKSPIDTAYVSQLADNIKIYGPGGYHTQVLAAINQACWDIKGKVAGKSVHQLLDGQQRRIRAYIAGGYYGRGKGLDELREEMDRNVNEFLATAVKMKIGDRNAGFDTDIKRIEAVRQQIGPDTTLMVDANCALTVERAMAFLPVLKANDIFWFEEPISSHDYRGHKELAAVAKDYDVLISTGENGYGVHHFQTLIDYQGADVFNIDVAILAGYEPALAVVEESAAHQKLIAPHGAQELQVHIAAARQNGLMLEYYPPAVDPLRGEIFLPQMSLEKDGYVTVPERPGIGFEPNMALLEQHRVG
- a CDS encoding Gfo/Idh/MocA family oxidoreductase, whose translation is METYRVAILGCRGRGTAASRAYHAHPRTEVVALCDLVQERLDTLGDELGVAARFTDLDEMIVRTQPDLVAIPTGTEFHYPLCMRVLEHGVHIEVEKPMCVDLEGTTAVMAKAKEKGVRVAVHHQGRVGALMRAMHKAFTKGAIGELRYINSRGKAYYGGLGLMNIGTHQLNNMLKFAGHCRSVSAVALTDGHSITPEDVVPSPLGMGTIAGESITATLHFDNGVTANLLQHRFPGGTNPVMEIVGTEGKLFGSACLLIKGGAWHLSQPVYIPEGKPDQWEPLEPVYPEHYDRSSPAKLDDYWFVEEYVSALDQDRDHECSGAEGHHIVDIMMGIFESAAYGKRVDLPQKCLEHPLLRWRREQDLAPPEPMPRDYTEWLAAEDQRLGRG
- a CDS encoding mandelate racemase/muconate lactonizing enzyme family protein, with the protein product MKIEQIEIYPLEAKLSKPFGWSQRWTDARMQTVVKITADDGTYGWGESGDARAMEFLAPLLIGKNPRRTETMWQMLYELGYQGHGFAGSQTLAISAFDMALWDIAGKVAGLPVCELLGGGVRDRIPVYATGLYYTEDDFPDALTEEALGYAEAGFTGMKMKIGGKPIDEDIERVYHLREALGPQTHLMVDANEAYSPTTAVMVAQKLADADLMWFEEPCGSYNDGGNLLVQQLGLMPIAGGESLKSRYEFAERLASRMFDIIQPDIAIAGGVSEMFKLGHMANAFGVHFNPHFWGTGISLSATLHVLACQPSNPPSDCPEPYINQSVMEFDRTPHPIRENLTDPIFGQVDSHIPVPTTPGLGIEVIEEEAHRFLGWGLTAPIRVSA